One genomic window of Psychrobacter cibarius includes the following:
- a CDS encoding phage minor head protein gives MLNQLKPLIQQQSKSKRGRKAKAKPIHVSRKLELDYTRALLAIVDDMHTEAVKALMPLIEQPSVGDSKRIVNDGLFSDFKSAFSQLSLSIRNKVSGIASALVEVIVGKQAAEIDKQLVDLIKKQTGLGLSGLVADDAVKEAMDVAKEANIALINSIPQQYLDRLEQAVTNAIQIGASSPLDEIDAAMDDILRITKNRAKLIASDQLGKITVAISRAKQAALGITHYTWVTMRDRSVRGNPKATYRSFYSHYKRDNKVFAWNNPPPDGHPSFPINCRCLAIPYVGHLTGGLTGEEMMAQQPPMSELM, from the coding sequence ATGTTAAACCAGTTAAAGCCGTTAATACAGCAGCAGAGTAAGTCTAAGCGAGGTCGTAAGGCTAAAGCAAAGCCTATCCATGTCTCACGTAAGCTAGAGCTTGACTATACAAGGGCATTGCTCGCTATCGTTGATGATATGCACACTGAGGCAGTCAAGGCGCTCATGCCGTTAATTGAGCAGCCTAGTGTTGGTGATAGTAAGCGCATTGTGAATGACGGCTTATTCAGCGACTTTAAATCCGCATTTAGCCAATTATCTCTATCTATCAGAAACAAAGTGTCGGGCATTGCGTCGGCTTTGGTAGAGGTTATTGTAGGTAAGCAAGCAGCTGAGATAGACAAACAGCTTGTCGATTTAATTAAAAAGCAAACTGGCTTAGGGTTAAGCGGTTTAGTGGCAGATGATGCGGTAAAAGAAGCTATGGATGTGGCGAAAGAAGCTAATATCGCGCTTATCAATTCGATACCACAGCAATACCTCGATAGGTTAGAGCAAGCCGTAACTAACGCCATACAAATAGGCGCAAGCTCACCGCTAGATGAAATAGATGCGGCTATGGATGATATTCTTCGTATCACTAAAAACCGAGCTAAGTTAATAGCAAGCGACCAGCTAGGTAAGATCACTGTTGCTATATCAAGGGCTAAGCAAGCCGCACTGGGTATAACTCACTATACATGGGTGACAATGCGAGATAGGTCAGTTAGGGGTAATCCTAAAGCGACTTACCGCAGTTTTTACAGTCACTACAAGAGAGATAACAAGGTTTTTGCTTGGAATAATCCACCGCCCGACGGACACCCTAGTTTCCCAATTAACTGTCGATGCTTGGCGATACCTTATGTCGGTCATCTAACAGGTGGATTGACAGGCGAGGAAATGATGGCTCAGCAGCCACCAATGTCAGAGTTGATGTAA
- a CDS encoding DUF1073 domain-containing protein gives MLNKLFNIADSTLVNLVSKLGTSRDKASHDQFAWHVPKSVFELDNIYKSNATASKIVDKPVQDMFRQGYYFGGIAGKELKKLSNEFDRLKLDVHLSRAMRLSRLHGKSYILLATADNMELNEPLNKVNELSYITTLSVTQLAAGSEMRPASEAGGCYDKPVYYRLQKGIGSTGTEIIHHSRIIEIKWADGDSVLQPLIDAELIRFASVNENTASLVHEAKIDIIKTPDLANQIQDNADSILKRFALVGMLKGNNGTVLLDKEEDFQSKSYNFSGLPDLMQEFAIQLSGAADIPYTILFGRSPSGLSATGEHDLKNYYDTVGSYQRDYLRPVLQELLNMISGYLLPNEDITLIFSPLWQIDEKTLSEIEKNNAERDVKYLENGIITEAHVAKQLVEQDTYTVIDDEHIALLSGLNFDMGLDDVKPVKAVNTAAE, from the coding sequence ATGCTAAACAAATTATTTAACATTGCTGACAGCACGCTGGTTAATCTAGTGAGTAAGCTCGGCACCAGTAGAGATAAGGCAAGTCATGACCAGTTCGCTTGGCATGTGCCTAAGTCGGTTTTTGAGCTTGATAATATTTACAAGTCCAATGCCACCGCATCAAAAATTGTCGATAAGCCAGTGCAAGATATGTTTCGTCAGGGTTATTACTTTGGCGGTATCGCAGGTAAGGAGCTTAAGAAATTAAGCAATGAGTTTGACCGATTAAAGTTAGATGTACATTTAAGCCGCGCTATGCGCTTATCACGTTTGCATGGTAAGTCTTATATCCTACTAGCCACTGCTGACAACATGGAGCTTAACGAACCACTGAATAAGGTTAACGAGCTTAGCTACATCACCACATTATCAGTCACGCAATTAGCTGCTGGTAGTGAGATGCGTCCAGCAAGTGAGGCAGGTGGTTGTTATGACAAGCCCGTTTACTATCGATTGCAAAAAGGTATCGGTTCGACTGGCACTGAGATTATCCACCATAGCCGCATCATTGAGATTAAATGGGCGGATGGTGACAGCGTGTTACAGCCGTTGATAGATGCCGAGCTTATCCGCTTTGCAAGTGTCAACGAAAACACTGCGTCACTAGTCCATGAAGCTAAGATTGACATTATCAAAACGCCTGACTTAGCCAATCAAATTCAAGACAATGCTGATTCAATACTAAAGCGATTTGCATTGGTCGGTATGCTCAAGGGCAACAACGGCACAGTATTATTGGATAAGGAAGAAGATTTCCAAAGCAAGTCTTATAACTTTTCTGGCCTGCCCGATTTAATGCAAGAGTTTGCTATTCAGCTATCAGGTGCGGCAGATATACCTTATACAATCCTATTTGGGCGCTCACCGTCTGGGCTTAGCGCTACTGGTGAGCACGACTTAAAAAACTATTACGACACGGTAGGTAGCTATCAGCGCGATTATCTGCGACCAGTGTTGCAAGAGCTGCTGAATATGATTAGCGGTTATCTGCTACCCAATGAAGATATTACTCTGATATTTAGCCCGCTGTGGCAGATTGACGAGAAAACGCTATCAGAGATTGAGAAAAACAATGCTGAGCGTGATGTTAAATATCTTGAGAATGGCATTATCACCGAGGCTCATGTGGCTAAGCAGTTAGTCGAGCAAGACACTTACACGGTCATCGATGACGAGCATATCGCACTGCTAAGCGGTTTAAACTTTGATATGGGGCTAGACGATGTTAAACCAGTTAAAGCCGTTAATACAGCAGCAGAGTAA
- a CDS encoding PBSX family phage terminase large subunit produces the protein MMTEIATLNPALEDFWKAPARNRILYGGRASSKSWDAAGFAIYLANTYKLRFLCARQIQNKIEESVYTLLKTQINRFGLQANFTILKNKIINNVTGTEFVFYGLWRNIEEIKSLEGIDVCWIEEAHSLTAKQWEILEPTVRKNHSQFWILFNPDLVSDFVYQNFVINTPPDTIKRHINYLENSFLSKTILKVIEAKKQKDYEDYEHVYLGVPKSDDQLAIIKRSWVSAAIDAHIKLGFEPVGNKTLGYDVADAGEDKNATAGAHGSVLQSVDEWKGGEDELLKSSTRAYGQAKDASAKIIYDAIGVGASAGAKFEELNKAPENINLKDIEYAKFVAGAGVANPDKEYEPKVTNRDMFANLKAQAWWDVARRLKNTKDAIDNGTVYDPSDLISISSSIGADYLEQLKNELSTPRQDRDNTGRVKVESKADLKKRGIDSPNVADAAIMALSPHLVAFKKKSVFDVVG, from the coding sequence ATGATGACGGAGATAGCGACACTTAACCCAGCACTAGAGGATTTTTGGAAGGCGCCAGCACGCAACAGAATACTATACGGCGGCAGAGCATCATCTAAATCATGGGATGCGGCAGGTTTTGCAATCTACTTGGCTAACACTTATAAATTGCGGTTTTTATGTGCAAGGCAGATTCAAAACAAGATTGAAGAATCGGTTTATACGCTGCTAAAGACGCAGATTAACCGCTTTGGACTGCAAGCTAACTTTACCATCTTAAAAAACAAGATCATAAACAACGTAACAGGCACCGAGTTTGTCTTTTATGGCCTATGGCGGAACATTGAGGAAATCAAATCGCTTGAGGGTATTGATGTCTGCTGGATTGAAGAAGCTCACTCATTAACTGCTAAGCAGTGGGAGATACTAGAGCCGACGGTGCGTAAAAACCATTCGCAGTTTTGGATATTATTTAACCCTGATTTGGTCAGCGACTTTGTTTATCAAAACTTTGTGATTAATACGCCGCCTGACACCATAAAGCGCCATATCAATTATTTAGAAAACTCTTTTTTATCCAAAACAATACTCAAGGTCATTGAGGCTAAAAAGCAAAAAGACTATGAGGATTATGAGCACGTCTATCTTGGCGTACCCAAATCAGATGACCAGTTGGCTATTATCAAGCGCTCATGGGTCAGTGCTGCAATAGACGCGCATATCAAACTAGGATTTGAGCCAGTAGGTAACAAGACGTTAGGTTATGACGTAGCTGATGCTGGTGAGGATAAGAACGCCACAGCAGGCGCTCACGGCTCAGTATTGCAATCGGTTGATGAATGGAAAGGCGGCGAGGACGAGCTACTTAAAAGCTCTACTCGCGCTTATGGTCAGGCTAAAGACGCCAGTGCCAAGATTATCTATGATGCTATTGGTGTTGGTGCTAGTGCAGGGGCTAAGTTTGAAGAACTAAATAAAGCGCCTGAAAATATCAATCTCAAAGACATTGAATACGCTAAGTTTGTGGCTGGCGCTGGGGTTGCCAATCCTGATAAAGAGTACGAGCCAAAAGTAACCAATAGAGATATGTTTGCCAACCTAAAGGCGCAAGCATGGTGGGATGTTGCAAGGCGATTAAAGAACACAAAAGACGCTATCGACAATGGCACGGTTTATGATCCAAGCGACTTAATAAGTATATCAAGCAGTATTGGCGCTGATTATCTTGAGCAGCTAAAGAACGAGCTATCAACGCCAAGACAAGACCGTGATAACACAGGGCGTGTCAAAGTTGAGAGTAAAGCAGACCTCAAGAAGCGCGGTATTGACTCTCCCAACGTGGCAGATGCTGCAATCATGGCCTTATCTCCTCATTTGGTCGCCTTTAAGAAAAAATCCGTATTCGATGTCGTAGGCTAA
- a CDS encoding antiterminator Q family protein: MINDIQEVLHAWGAWCRDDSMSLDSKSPSEIIMRSAPHAEASETAPVTRCQSDYISDDMALRIDRIVTVLLKYKPIEGKCLRMRYIQGKYPEHIAHTYLSELKYGKGSKRKVSKYKASEYIASAEGFVLGRILDAI; this comes from the coding sequence ATGATTAACGATATACAAGAAGTATTGCACGCTTGGGGTGCTTGGTGCCGTGATGACAGCATGAGCTTAGACAGCAAGAGTCCTAGCGAAATAATTATGCGTTCAGCACCTCATGCCGAGGCAAGCGAGACAGCACCAGTTACACGCTGCCAGAGTGATTATATTAGTGATGACATGGCTTTACGGATAGACCGCATAGTAACAGTGCTTTTGAAGTATAAGCCGATAGAGGGCAAATGCTTGCGTATGAGGTACATACAAGGCAAGTACCCAGAACATATCGCACACACCTATCTGTCAGAGTTGAAGTACGGAAAAGGCAGTAAGCGCAAAGTAAGTAAGTACAAGGCGAGTGAGTATATTGCAAGCGCAGAGGGATTTGTACTAGGTCGGATATTAGATGCGATTTAG
- a CDS encoding HNH endonuclease, with amino-acid sequence MRLNKVQREDLKNKYGGHCAYCGETLGDKWDADHFIPIKRNWIIKNGKQVTTDCINPENDCIANMMPSCKSCNNDKSSLSIESWRSMIANKIACLNRDSATYQKAKRYGLVVETNIEVVFYFEKCEAASNE; translated from the coding sequence ATGAGATTAAACAAAGTACAGCGCGAAGATTTAAAGAACAAGTACGGCGGCCACTGCGCTTATTGCGGTGAGACTCTAGGTGATAAATGGGATGCCGACCATTTTATACCAATCAAAAGAAACTGGATTATTAAAAACGGCAAACAAGTAACCACAGACTGCATAAACCCCGAGAACGACTGTATTGCAAATATGATGCCGTCTTGTAAGTCATGCAATAACGATAAAAGCAGTTTAAGTATCGAGAGCTGGCGCTCAATGATTGCTAATAAAATAGCTTGCTTAAACAGGGACAGCGCAACTTATCAAAAAGCTAAGCGATATGGATTAGTGGTTGAGACTAATATCGAAGTTGTTTTTTACTTTGAGAAATGCGAGGCAGCTTCTAATGAGTAA
- a CDS encoding DUF3310 domain-containing protein has translation MSDKVEVNLPSVASISCMRCKEAHPINSIEYACFMDGNCQKCRAELSGKFADGKSLMVGADMVNHPPHYKDASGVECIEVTRHMQFCGGSCFKYLYRCGKKHDDIEDLKKAVKYADWAWENEEVVLIKPMRLIEKIAVHREGNIKQAMLYIAEDFWAMAKRSIEAEIARLESE, from the coding sequence ATGAGTGACAAAGTAGAAGTTAATTTACCGTCGGTTGCTAGCATTTCTTGCATGAGGTGCAAAGAGGCTCACCCGATAAACTCGATTGAATATGCGTGTTTTATGGATGGTAACTGTCAGAAGTGCAGAGCAGAGCTAAGCGGCAAGTTTGCAGATGGTAAGTCGCTAATGGTTGGTGCAGACATGGTAAACCATCCGCCACACTACAAAGACGCAAGCGGAGTCGAGTGCATTGAAGTGACAAGGCATATGCAGTTTTGCGGTGGCTCATGTTTTAAATATTTATATCGCTGTGGCAAAAAGCATGACGATATCGAAGATTTAAAGAAGGCGGTTAAGTATGCAGATTGGGCGTGGGAGAACGAAGAAGTGGTGCTGATAAAACCTATGCGCTTGATTGAGAAAATAGCGGTACATCGTGAGGGCAATATTAAGCAAGCCATGCTGTATATCGCAGAGGATTTTTGGGCGATGGCTAAGCGGAGTATTGAAGCTGAAATCGCAAGGCTAGAAAGTGAGTAA
- a CDS encoding RusA family crossover junction endodeoxyribonuclease → MTEPFFKANLPMPPSVNHYWSKSVKRAKGKQYVHVRLSDRATKFRNDVVAQVADIAQRHGSIRTHNGRIKAVVTLHGATKRSFDVDNYGKGLFDALTYCKVYKDDSQIDQLEIKRGEVIKGGRIDVELYELKPQALQK, encoded by the coding sequence ATGACCGAGCCGTTTTTCAAAGCGAACCTGCCAATGCCACCATCGGTCAACCACTACTGGTCAAAATCAGTTAAGCGAGCAAAGGGCAAACAGTACGTCCACGTCAGATTGTCCGACAGAGCGACGAAGTTTAGAAATGACGTAGTTGCACAGGTAGCAGATATTGCACAGCGTCACGGCTCGATTAGGACGCATAACGGACGAATTAAGGCAGTGGTTACGCTGCATGGAGCGACTAAGCGTAGTTTCGATGTTGATAACTATGGTAAGGGGCTGTTTGACGCTCTGACTTACTGCAAGGTTTACAAGGATGATAGTCAGATAGACCAGTTAGAGATTAAGCGGGGCGAAGTTATCAAGGGTGGTCGAATAGATGTTGAGCTGTACGAGCTAAAACCGCAAGCATTGCAAAAATAA
- a CDS encoding helix-turn-helix transcriptional regulator — protein sequence MKNTRVDCGLGVELKTIRMNNNMTLLDMSSAMNMTPAQLSNYEHNIGALSNPVHATAIDRWCVETRNLLSDSAIILSYKPVITDISKSLAMVERWRNGDFSDQEGEL from the coding sequence ATGAAAAACACAAGAGTTGATTGCGGACTAGGTGTTGAGCTTAAAACTATACGAATGAACAACAACATGACGCTGTTAGATATGAGTAGCGCGATGAATATGACCCCTGCTCAACTATCAAACTATGAGCACAACATAGGCGCATTGAGCAACCCAGTACATGCAACAGCTATAGATAGATGGTGTGTCGAAACTCGAAACCTGCTGTCTGATAGCGCCATTATCTTATCGTACAAGCCAGTGATAACTGATATTAGCAAGTCACTAGCCATGGTTGAGCGTTGGCGCAATGGGGATTTTAGTGACCAAGAGGGTGAGTTATGA
- a CDS encoding replication protein, whose translation MQAIKRQTMKETGYTRVDNKIFDAQPFLSPVAFSVLMRMVRMIDGYGNDDKGLSNTFLQSNCNMSKNTVSKAVKELIEFGFLDQKRQQRTTTIYSLNYENIADFDAGKHGQNLASQNLASQDMTIRFPKSDHQLGQNLGGNKEKKEKPLKKNIEKNKPKKETPKSYSPEKPESVSDQIWNDLLILRKDKKTSNTKTAWTTIFNALEKAQQATGHTLDQIIAFWITKDWKGFNADWYLNAQPKPQQTNYQGNNHANHQSANTQHQPKQSAADIYAANIARELEEYEAAH comes from the coding sequence ATGCAAGCAATTAAGAGGCAAACAATGAAAGAGACAGGTTACACGCGAGTAGACAACAAGATATTTGACGCGCAGCCGTTCTTATCGCCAGTCGCGTTTAGCGTGTTAATGCGAATGGTAAGAATGATTGATGGTTACGGAAATGACGATAAAGGGCTGTCTAATACCTTTCTTCAATCTAACTGCAATATGAGCAAAAACACAGTTTCAAAAGCTGTAAAAGAGCTAATCGAATTTGGTTTCTTAGACCAAAAAAGACAGCAGAGAACGACGACTATTTACAGTTTAAATTATGAAAATATTGCTGATTTTGATGCTGGAAAACATGGTCAGAATTTAGCATCCCAAAATCTAGCATCCCAAGATATGACCATTAGATTCCCAAAATCTGACCATCAACTAGGTCAAAATTTGGGAGGTAATAAAGAAAAGAAAGAAAAACCTTTAAAGAAAAATATAGAAAAAAATAAACCAAAAAAAGAAACACCGAAATCTTACTCACCTGAAAAACCTGAATCGGTATCTGATCAGATTTGGAATGATTTGTTAATTCTCAGAAAAGACAAAAAGACTTCAAACACCAAAACAGCTTGGACAACGATTTTCAACGCATTGGAAAAAGCTCAACAGGCAACTGGTCACACACTGGATCAAATAATCGCCTTTTGGATAACCAAGGATTGGAAAGGATTTAACGCTGATTGGTATCTGAACGCACAGCCAAAACCACAGCAAACAAATTATCAGGGGAATAATCATGCAAACCATCAATCAGCTAATACCCAACATCAGCCAAAACAATCAGCAGCCGATATTTACGCAGCAAACATTGCAAGAGAACTCGAAGAATACGAAGCAGCTCATTAG
- a CDS encoding Rha family transcriptional regulator yields the protein MQKIMQVNEINKTMSSREIAKLADKQHGHVVRDIELLNETLAQESLSIIGESFFTADNGQTYREFLLTKEQTIDLMTGYNRNLRVRINRRWAELEQKTQPQIPQSFAEALQLAANQALQIEQNAPKVAHYDKVVDRHTLLTATQVGQKIGLSAIMLNRVLSEIGVYNKAHKRGKAFKQWFVDKGLGEMKQTDMGYSQPLFSLKGEAWVIQHLASEGVA from the coding sequence ATGCAAAAAATTATGCAAGTAAACGAAATCAATAAAACCATGAGCAGCCGTGAAATAGCCAAGCTAGCAGATAAGCAGCACGGGCATGTTGTTCGAGATATTGAGTTACTCAATGAAACTCTGGCTCAGGAGTCACTATCCATAATTGGAGAGTCGTTTTTTACAGCCGATAACGGTCAAACCTACAGAGAATTTTTACTAACCAAAGAGCAAACCATCGACTTAATGACTGGGTACAACAGAAACTTGCGAGTTCGCATCAATCGCCGCTGGGCTGAACTAGAGCAAAAGACACAACCACAAATACCGCAATCATTCGCTGAGGCGTTACAGCTTGCAGCCAACCAAGCTCTACAGATTGAGCAAAACGCACCAAAAGTCGCGCATTACGACAAGGTGGTTGACCGTCACACGCTACTCACTGCTACACAGGTGGGTCAAAAAATCGGTCTATCAGCAATCATGCTTAATCGCGTACTTAGCGAAATAGGCGTTTATAACAAGGCTCACAAGCGCGGTAAAGCCTTTAAGCAATGGTTTGTCGATAAAGGGCTTGGCGAGATGAAACAAACTGATATGGGCTACTCACAGCCGTTATTCAGCCTGAAAGGTGAAGCATGGGTAATTCAGCACCTAGCAAGTGAGGGGGTCGCGTAA
- a CDS encoding class I SAM-dependent methyltransferase, translated as MKTILDPCCGSRMFWFDKKDDRAVFTDKRSEQHTLCDGRELIIEPDMVMDFTNLQFDDEQFHMVVFDPPHLDKIGDGAWMAKKYGKLDKNWPLMIKDGFAECFRVLKPNGTLIFKWNETQILTKDILALTDQKPVVGHISGKRANTHWICFLKN; from the coding sequence ATGAAAACAATACTCGACCCATGTTGTGGCAGCAGAATGTTTTGGTTTGATAAAAAGGATGATAGAGCAGTGTTTACAGATAAACGAAGCGAGCAGCACACGTTATGTGATGGACGTGAATTGATTATTGAGCCGGACATGGTAATGGATTTTACCAATTTGCAGTTTGATGACGAGCAATTCCACATGGTCGTTTTTGACCCACCACATTTAGACAAAATCGGTGACGGTGCATGGATGGCCAAGAAATACGGAAAGCTGGATAAGAATTGGCCATTGATGATTAAAGATGGTTTTGCAGAATGTTTTAGAGTTCTCAAGCCCAACGGTACATTGATTTTCAAGTGGAATGAGACGCAGATTTTAACCAAGGACATTTTAGCGTTGACAGACCAAAAGCCAGTGGTCGGACACATAAGCGGTAAGCGAGCCAATACACATTGGATATGTTTTTTAAAAAACTAG
- a CDS encoding XRE family transcriptional regulator, producing the protein MNNEKLGDRVRKARKHAGLTQIQLAKKVDTSQGAISDIENGRNKDSSSLYDIAKVTGVSTDWLIKNQGEMLDVDKKPSIDDLRAQIKAMQEQSGGDLFDAPTDTQHISISSDSSTVPILSWVAAGSWSNVDPVTMSDSLGKAPKPPNLSKLGFALIVRGESMLPKFEPEDIIYVEPQTGLFALKNNDLVIVQCNDDTEATFKQLVLGEKSEDMYLRPLNPNWHEQKMVPMGECNLVGKVVGKYVEF; encoded by the coding sequence ATGAATAACGAAAAGCTCGGAGATAGGGTTAGAAAAGCCCGTAAACATGCAGGTCTAACCCAAATTCAGCTCGCTAAAAAAGTCGATACATCACAAGGTGCTATATCTGATATTGAGAACGGTAGAAATAAAGATTCGTCTAGTTTGTATGATATTGCCAAAGTTACTGGCGTAAGTACCGACTGGCTGATTAAAAACCAAGGCGAAATGCTTGATGTAGACAAGAAGCCATCTATTGACGACTTAAGAGCACAAATAAAAGCTATGCAGGAGCAAAGTGGTGGTGACCTGTTTGATGCTCCTACAGACACGCAGCATATATCTATTTCCAGTGATTCCAGTACAGTTCCAATACTTAGCTGGGTTGCCGCTGGCAGCTGGTCAAATGTTGATCCAGTGACAATGTCGGACTCTTTAGGTAAAGCGCCCAAGCCGCCCAACTTATCAAAGTTAGGTTTTGCGTTAATCGTTCGGGGTGAAAGCATGCTACCCAAGTTTGAGCCAGAGGATATTATTTACGTTGAGCCTCAGACTGGACTTTTTGCATTAAAGAATAATGATCTTGTTATAGTCCAATGCAATGACGACACAGAAGCGACTTTCAAGCAGTTGGTTTTAGGTGAAAAATCAGAAGATATGTATTTGCGCCCTCTTAACCCAAACTGGCATGAGCAAAAAATGGTGCCCATGGGTGAATGCAATCTAGTAGGTAAAGTGGTGGGTAAATATGTCGAATTCTAA